In the genome of Halosolutus amylolyticus, the window TTTCTGTAGTATACATCCCATGTCGAACACGACGATCGTCGACTTCATCGAGGAGTGGCAGACTGGCTTCTTTCTCATGCTCGGCAGTCTCATCGCGGGCAGTATCGGAGGGGTCCTGTTTGGGCAGGTTGGGCTGAACACGATCGGTGGGTTCGTCGTGGGGGTTCTGCTCACGTTCCTCGGCGCTTCGTACGTCCTCTATGGCCGTTGAGAGGGTCGAATCCGAGTGATCGATCCCTCCTCGAGCGTCAGCGCGCCGCTCGTGACTGGGATCAACCGAATCGGACACCGGGACGATCGCCCACTGCGTCGACGCGGTAGAGGGAGCGTCGCCCGGGTCCCGCCGCGCCGCCGTCACTCGAGTGCGTCTCGATACTGTCCCACAACGTCGTCCGCGGGCGGGCCGTCCGCCCTGATCTCTCCGTCGACGATGATCGTGACCCGGTCGAACAGGTCGGCGAAGGCGGCGACGTTGTGCGTCGAGACGACGACCGTCCGATCGCCCGCCCGGTAGGATTCCAGGAACGATCGGATGCGCCGCCGGGAGTAGTCGTCGACGTCGGCGAGCGGTTCGTCGAGGAGGAGGTACTGCGGCCGCTTGACCAGCGCGAGGCCCAGATCGAGCTTCTTGCGGAAGCCGCCCGACAGTTCGTCCGCCCGGCGGTGTTCGGCGGGGCCGAGCCGGAGTTCCTCGACGAGCGTGTCGAGCCACGATTCCGGCGGCGGATCGTCGACGAACCCGCGAAAGACCGCAAGGTTCTCCCAGACGGTCAGATCGGGGTAGTATCGCGGCTCCTGGAAGCTGTAGCCGACCCGCGCGGTCTCGGCGTCGACCCGGCCGCTCGTCGGGCGTGCGAGCCCCGCCAGCAGGGCGAAGAGGGTCGTCTTTCCGGAGCCGTTCGGCCCGATCAGGCCGTGGAACCGCCCCGGTTCGAACGCGATCGAGACGTCGTCGAGGGCGGTGGTCGGACCGTACCGTTTCGTGACGCCCGACAGGGACAGCGTCGGGGTGGCCGTTCCGACGGCTTCGCTGGCCCTCCCGTCGGAATCGTCGGCCGCAGCGGTGTCGTCGGCGTCGGCACTCGGTTCGCCCGCCTCGATGTCGGTCTCGTCGGTGGTGGAATCGGTCCTCGTCACGCGTCATCGCCTCCGCCGGTAGACGACCAGGCTCAGTTTCAGGACGACGATCGCGGCGACGAGCGTCGCCGCGAGCCACAGCAGGTAGTCCGCGTACAGCGCCGCCGGCGCGTCCCGGAGCATCGTGCTCCGGGTCGCGATCGCCGAGTAGTGGGTCGGCAACGCCCGCGAGATCGATCGCTGAGTCGTCGAGAAGAAGCCGACCGGGTAAACGAGACTCGAGAGCGCGACGACGCCCAGCGCGAGCCCCAGGTTGGCGAACAGCGCGGTCTTCGCGAGCCCGGAGACGAACAGGACGGCCAGCCCGATCGCCGCGAGATAGCCGAACGTCACCCCCAGGACGGCGAGCGTCGACGGCGACAGCGCCGCCACGTCGTAGCCGAGCCACGCCGTCACGGCGGCGACGACTCCGGCCGGCACCGCGAGCACCGCCCCGTAGAAGAGCAGTTTACTCGCGACGACGGCGTCGAGGCTGGACTCGGTCTGGAGCCGATCGAGCACCAGCCGTTCCGAGCGCACCTGGTAGGGCAGGTAGACGAGCGCGTAGAGGACGACGAACGCGAACAGCCCGGTCGGAACGAGGAACTCGGAGAGGGTTCGCGGCTCGTCGACCTGCTCGTGAGCGACGCTGACGGTCGCCGGGAAGGTGCGATCGAGTTCGGACTCGGCGACGCCGACGGTCTCGTCGATCGGTTCCTGGAACGGAACGAACGCGTGATCCGAGACGACGGTCACCGTCGCGTTCGCGTCTTCGTCCATGAGCGTCCCCGGCACGCGGATCACGAGGTAGATTTGCTCGCGCTGCAGTGCCCTGATCGCCTCGTCGTTCGTCTCGTACTCCTCGGCCGTCGCGAACGACGCGAGTCCGGCACGAACGATCGCGACGTCGTTCTCGCTCGCGTCGTCCTCGGCGACGATCCCGACCGGGACGTCCTGCGGAATCGTCTGTTCGAAGACGACGGTCCCGCCGGCGAGCGCGCCGGGAAGCAACACGAGCAGGACGATCACGAGCCCGAGGTTGCGACGGGCGGCGATCGTCTCCTTTCGAAGCAGGGCGACCAGGTCCACGCAGTCACACCTCGTCGAGCAGGCGCAGGATCGCGTCGACGTCGCCCTCGTAGGAGAGCCACACCGACGTCCCCTCGTGCGTGACCTCGACCGCCTCGAGTTCGTCCGTGATCTCCTCGCCGGCGATCAGTTCCTGGGCGACCGAGTTCTCCATCAGGTACCCCAGTAGCCCCCGGACGACGTCCCGGAGTTCCGCGGCAGTCGCCTCGTCCGCGACGTGCATGCCCGCGTCGACGGCGACGCCGTCGTCGGTCGCGTCGTACGTCCGGGTGGTCGCCTCGACCTCGTCGAAGACCTCGAAATCGAGTCCCGGGGCGAACTCCTCGAACTGTTCGGGAACGATCGATCCGGACTGGTCGCTCGCGACGGTCACGTGCGCGTCGTCGGCGTCGTCGTAGGCGTCACGAACCGGACCCGAGACCGCGTCGGCGTCGCCGTATCGGACGTCCAGCGACGCCCGCACGGCCGCCTCGTCGCCGACCACGTAGCGGCCGTCGCCGTGGACGCCGACGAACGTCGCCTCGCCGGCGGGTTCGTCGTCGGCCCCGCCATCGAGTTCGGCGGCCGGTTCGTACAGGACCGGTTCGTCGTGGACGGTGCGCCGATCGTACTCGACGCCCGTCGTCCCCTCGATAGCCGCGACGAGTTCGTCCGCGGTCCAGTCGCCGTCGACGACGTAGCCGACCCCCGCTTCGTCCTCGGGGGCCACGTCGAACACGAGCAGTTCGTCCGCGGCCAGCGGGTCGAGTCCGGTCCGGTTCTCGAACGCCAGCACGCCGGTCCCCGTGCCGGTCCGATCGCCCTCGACCGCGGCGAGGTCGGCGAGCAGCCGGTCACCGCCGTCGTCGGCGAGCGCCGCGGCGTCGACGTGAACGAGCGTGCCCGCGTTCGCGGGGGCCTGTGCCACGGGATCACCGTCGACGTCGTCGCCGGATTCCTCGTCGGTGACGAGACCGGCACAGCCGGCCGTGACGACCAGCAACGCGACGCAGGTGACGAGCAGGAGGTGGCGGGGTCGTCGATCGCGACCGATCGACGAGACACGGTCAAACATGTTGAATTTCTCTCAGTCCGAACCGGTTAATGGTTCGGGTAGGTGCGCCACGGCGCACGAGTCCCGATCGGCGGCCAGCCACCGGCCACAGCGGTCGCGAAAAGACCGGCCCGGTCTCGACGGCCTGTCGCCCCAGCCCAGTCGATCCAGTCTCGACACCCGCCAGTCACGTCCCGGCGATCTGGAACGATCGCCAGACCGATATCGGGGCGGCCCAAAGGGGCGAATTATGGATCCGACGGAACTTCGCGAGACGATTCCCGCGCTCGACGACGGCACCTACTGCAACTGGGGTGCCGGCGGACCGAGCCCGCGCCGCGTCGTCGAGGCGGCGGAAGCGGCGCTCGAGCACCACGAGTACGACTCGCCGATGGAGACGGGGATGTATCCCGCAGCGTTCGACGCCTACGACGACGCCCGGGCCGCCGTCGCGGGCTTGCTCGGTGCCGCCCCGGACGAAATCGCGCTGACCGAGAGCACGACCGACGGCATCAACCGCGTCGCCGGGGCCATCGACTGGGACGAGGACGACGTCGTCGTCCGGACGGACCTCGAACACCCCGCCGGCGTCCTGCCGTGGCGACGCCTCGAACGCGAACACGGCGTCGAGGTGCGTGTGCTCGAGACCGATCGCGGAACCGTCGCTATCGACGACGTGATCGACGCAGTCGCCGACGCGACGCTGTTCTGCGTGAGTTCACTGACCTGGACCCACGGCACCCGCCTGCCGATCGCGGAGATCGTCGATATCGCGCACGACGCCGGCGCGATGGTGCTGGTCGACGCCGTGCAGGGGCCCGGCCAGGTCCCCGTCGACGTCGGCGAGTGGGGCGCGGACTTCGTCGCCGCGTCGGGCCACAAGTGGCTGCTCGCGCCCTTCGGCTCCGGCTTCCTCTACGTCGACGAAGACGTCGCGGACGGTCTCGTGCCCGCCGCGATCGGCTACCGGAGCGTCGACGACCCGAACGCGGCCGACTACCGATACCTTCCCGGTGGACGACGATTCGAGGTGGGAACGGCGACGCCCGCCGCTCACGCGGGGCTGGCGGAAGCGATCGCCATCCAGGAGGAGATCGGCATCGAGACCATCACGGACCGGATCGACGCGCTCACCGACCGCCTCGCGGACGGACTCCCAGAGGACCGGTTACTGAGCCCGCGATCGCCCGAGAGCGGCCTCGTGACGGTCGCCGTCGACGACCCCGAGGCCACCGTCGATCGGCTCGCCGAGGAGGGCATCGTCGTCCGATCGTTGCCCGATCCGGCGGCCGTTCGCGTCTCACTCCACGCGGTCAACACGGCGGCGGACGTCGACGCGGTGCTCGAGGCGTTGCGAGCACCCTGAACGCGCGCTCGACCTCGGTCGATCGGGTCCGCGAGCGAATCCTCCCACCGATCGGGAACTGTCGCATACCTGTAAGTCGATGTGCGACGAACGGAACGTATGTTCGACCGAATTCTCGTTCCGACCGACGGGAGCGGCCCGGCAAACGCCGCGCTCGAATACGCCGGCGAGATCGCGGCCGCGGAGGACGTGACCGTCCACGTGTTACACGTGATCGATCCCGACGCCGATCCGGCGGACGTGGAAACACCGCTCGAGAGCAGTCGCAAGTGGGCTGGTGACGCCGGAGCCCCCGTCATCGACGAGATTCACACCGGCGAGCCGCGGGACGCGATCCTCGAGTACGCCGCGACCCGCGACGTCGACGCGATCGTCATGGGAACGCGGGGACGGAGCGGGGTCGGCCGCCTCCTGCTGGGAAGCGTGACGGAAGGGGTCGTCCGCGACGCCGAGGTCCCGGTCCTCGTCGTCCGGGGTGCCGCCGAGGTCGAGCGGCAGTATCCGTTCGAGACGATCGTGGTCCCGATCGACGGCAGCGATCACGCCGACGCCGCCATCGAGCGGGCGCTTTCGATCGCTCGCCACCACGACGCGACCGTCCACCTCCTCTCGGTCGTCGACGTGACTCCGGCCGGGATCGACGAGCGGACCGATCTCAGGCTCGATCGGCTCGAGAACGCCGCCGAGCGGATCATCGACGACGGCGTCGCGACGGCCGAGTCGGCGGGCATCGATCCGGAGACCGCGATCCGGTACGGATCGACGGACCGAACGATCCGGAACTACGTGACCGAGCAGGACGCGACCCTGCTCGTGATGGGGACGCACGGCCGCAGCGGGATCGATCGGCTCCTCATCGGAAGCGTCACCGAACGGGTCCTGCGGACGGCGACGGTGCCGGTACTGACGGTCCGGGCAGCGGACGAGGACTAGGGCTCGATCGCCTCCGGGCGCGAGCGGCCGACTCAGTCGACGAACCCGGAGCGGACGTCGAACCGGGCACCGCCGGCCGCGCTCTCGGTGACCTCGATCGACCAGCCGTGGGAGTCGACGATCGTCGTCACGATCGAGAGGCCGAGCCCCGTCCCGTCGTCGGCGGTCGTGTATCCGGTCTCGAGGACCGCGTCCCGTTCCGATTCGGGGATTCCACGGCCGTCGTCGGCCACGTAGAACCCGTCCTCGGCGCAGCCGACGGTGATGGTGAGGTCCGAATCGCCGTCGGAACTCGCGCCCGGCTCCCTCGAGTCGAGACCGGCCGTCCGGGCGCGATCGTCGCCGGTGTCGACAGTCCCCGTGGGCTGGTCGCTCGCCGCGGACCGGGCGAAATCCCCCGTGGGAACGCCGTGGTCGACGGCGTCGTCGGCCACAGGCCGACTGCTCGCCGAACCGTGTTCGACGGCGTCCTGCCGAGGATGGGAGGCAGGGCTCGTGGAGCCATGCTCCACGGCGTTCCGAAACAGGTTCTCGAACAGCTGCTGGAGCCGTCCCGGATCGGCCAGCACCCGGACCTGCGGGTCGCAGTCGAGTTCGAACGACGCGGTCGGTGCGTCGACGTGGTCCCAGGCCCGCGTGACGACCTGCGCGATCGGGATCGGTTCGCGATCGTCGATCTCCTTGCCCTCGCGAGCGAGCGACAGCAGGTCGTCGATGATCGCCACCATCCGCCCGTGAGCCTCCTGGACCCGCTCGAACGCCGCCGGATCGTCGAGGTCGCGCGCTCGCTCGAGTTCGCCCATCGCGACGGTCAGTGGGTTCCGCAGGTCGTGGCTGACGACGCTCGCGAACTTCTCGAACCGGTCTTTCTGGCGCTCGAGTTCCCGCTCGCGACCGAGCCGATCGAGCGTCGCTTCCAGGCTCGACGCGACGACGCGTGCGAGCGTGACGTCGCTCTCGTCGAACGCGTCCGTCGATCGGGAGCCGACGACCAGGACGCCGTGATCGCCGAGTGGCAGGACGATCTCGCTCCGGATCGGCGACTCGGGAGCGGACACGGTCTCCGCCGCGCGGACGTCGTCGTGGATCACCTCGCGGCCGGTCTCGAAGACCTGCCGGGCGATCCCGTCGCCCCCGCCGAACCGTGGGTGAGCGTCGAGCGCCGCATCAGCGCGCTCCGAGACTGCAGCCGGCTCGAGTTCGTCGGCCGTCTCGTCGTACAGGAACACCCCGTTGAGTTCGAGGTCCAGCAGCTCCGACAGCTGGTGACTCGTCCTGATCGCGACCGCCTCGCGGGTGTCCGCCTCGAGCCACTCACAGACCGCATCGTGGAGGCGACGAAGCTGCCGTTCGCGGCGTTTCTGTGCCGAGATGTCCGCGTTGACGGCGACGAAGTTCTCGATCTCGCCGTCCGCGTTGGTGATCGGCGCGATCGTCTGGTTGACGACGTACGTCTCGCCGTCCTTGCGACGGTTGACGAGCTGGTTCTCCCAGACGTCGCCGCCGAGGATCGTCTCCCACAGCTCCCGGTAGAACGCCCGATCGTGGACGCCGGACTTGAGCATTCGGGGCGTGTTGCCGATCGCGTCCGCGGAACTGTAGCCGGTGACGCGTTCGAACGCCGGGTTGACGTACTGGATCGTCCCGTCGGGATCCGTGATGTAGATCGAGTGGCCCGCCCGCTCGATCGCCTGTCGAAAGCTCCGCAGGCGCTGTTTGCGACGCTTGCGTTCGGAGACGTCCCTGAAGAGCGCGACGACGAGCGGCCGCCCGTCCCGGTCGACGCGTTCGAAGGTGGCTTCCGCCCAGAACTCGTCTCCGCCGGCCGTTTCACACCGCCACTCGACCTGCTGGGTGCCCGACTCGAGCGTCCGCTGGACGACGTCGGTGATCGCCTCCCTCCGGCCGGGGCCGTCCGTCCGGAACCGCTCGATCGAGCAGGCGCAGGCGGCGTCGTGTCGACACCCGGCCAGTTCACACAGCCGCTCGTTGACGTCGACGACCGTGCCGTCAGCCGGATCGTAGACGACCGCGGCGTCGCCGATCGCGTCGAGGATCGCACAGCACCCGGGATCGCGCCGTGAGCCAGACGCTGCAGAAGGTGTCTCGGTCTGCTCGCGAGTCGACGCCGCCCGCTCGATCCGATCGACGAGCACGTCGTACCCGTCCGCTCGACGCACGTAGTCCGTCGCACCCGCACCAAGAACGTCGCTCGCGAGCGCTTCCGATCCGTCCCGTGGAAAGACGAGGACGGGAACCGAGGGATCGCCCTCGCGGAGTCGATCGAGGACGGCGACCGCGTCCAGTCCGTCGGACTCGTGATCGAGGACCACGCAGTCCGGCGAGTCAACCTCGACTCGCTCGAGGACCTCGTCGGGATCCGCGGTCGCCGTCACCGTCCCGGCGGGAAACCGCCGGGAAACGGCGTCGACGGTTTCGCGCCGGGCGACCGGATCGGCCACGAGACAGCACACGCGCGCCGTCATCGATCGACGTGCCGACTGACGCGATCGAATCCCTGACGGTCCGATCGCATCGCCGCTCGTCGATCGTCGACGGCACGATTCCCCGACACCCGCCATCCCTCCTCGTCAGTCGGCATCGTCTCTAGACTAGCGAGGTCACCAGATCGGCATAACGTTTCTTGCCGTTCTGACCTCGTCCCCGCGGGCGGATCCGCCGTCCATCGGATCGGGGGAGAAGCACGACCGATCGGAGAGCGTCACGACGGATGCTGGTGTCGCAACTTCTCGGCAGTCTTCCCGGGGACCGGCGTACCACAGTCCTTGCACTTCCAGGTCGGGTAGACGCCGGTCTCCTCTTTCCGGATGTCCTGGCGGAACTGGAGGGTTGCACCACAGGTGCACCTGTGGGTCGTCAGCGACATACGGGCTAGCTCTCGGCCCAGAAAAATAAGCGGTCCCCCGCGCTGTCGGGGGCTCCGATCGTCACTCCGGATCCGACGACTCCGCCTCGATCGCGGCTTCACACAGTGTCTGGCGCTCGTCGAAGTAGGCCGGCGCGTCGTGGTCCGCCTCGAACTCGACGACGCGGGTCAACGCCTCCTGGCCGTCCTCGACGTCGTCCTGGAGCCGTTCGGCGAGATCGGTGTAGCCGGCGGCGAGGTCCTGGAACGCCTGCATCCGGGCCTGTTTGGCGTCGACGAGCGTCTGCTTCTCCGAGAGGTCGCGCTCCAGTTCCTCGATCGATTCGAGGTCGACGTCCCGCTCGTTCGGCCGGGTCGCCGTCGACGGGCCCTGAGTGCCGCCGACGTCGACGCCCCCGCCCTCGAGGCGCGATCGGATCTCGGCCATCTCCGCGTCGATCTCGTCGAGCAACTCCCTGGCCTCGTCGCCCATCCGTTCGACGTGGCCCGAGAGGAGCCCGGCCTGCGTCCGGCAGTACTCGACGAACTCCGCGACGGTCAGCGAGGTCCCCCGATCGGTGGTCATACCGGTGGATAGGGGCCGGAACCCGAAGTCAGTTGGGACCGGCCGCGAGCAACGACGATCTGACGGGGTGCGGACGTCGATCGACGACGGTTCCGATCGATCGTCGGCGCCGTCGAGGAATGTGGTAGCATACGGCACGGTATCGGCCTTTCAGACCCGTTAAGTCCTTCCGGCCACTGAATCAGCTACGATGGATCGAGCACCGAATCGACCGCCGGAACATGCCAGTTCTGTAACCATATTATGAGCAAGGAGTTCATCGAGGTACGCGGGGCAGAAGAGCACAACCTCAAGGACCTCGACGTCTCGATCCCCCGAGAGGAGTTTACCGTCGTCACCGGCCTCTCGGGATCGGGGAAGTCATCGCTCGCCTTCGAGACCGTCTACGCCGAGGGCCAGCGCCGGTACATCGAGAGCCTCTCCGCCTACGCCCGGAACTTCCTCGGCCAGATGGACAAGCCGCAGGTCGAGACCGTCGAGGGACTCTCGCCCGCGATCTCGATCGACCAGAAGAACGCGGCGAACAACCCGCGATCGACCGTCGGGACGGTGACGGAACTCCACGACTATCTCCGTCTTCTCTACGCCCGCGTCGGCACCCCGCACTGTCCCGAGTGTGGTCGCGAGGTCGGCGAGCAGTCGGCACAGAACATGGTCGAGCGCATCCTCGAACTTCCCGAGGGAACGAAGGCCAAACTCGCCGCACCGGTCGTCCGCGACCAGAAGGGCGCCTTCGAGGACCTGTTCGAGGAACTCGTCTCCGAGGGGTACGCCCGCGTCGAGATCGACGGCGAGGAACACGACCTCACGATCGACGACCCCGACCTGGACGAGAACTTCGATCACACGATCGACGTCGTCGTCGATCGCGTGAAGGTCTCGGCAGCGGACCGACCGCGGATCATCGACAGCGTCGAGACGGCGCTCGACGAGGCCGAGGGCGTTCTGAAAGTCATCCTCCCGGATCCGCCCGAGGAGGCCGCCGAGGACCTCGGCGAGGAAGCCCGCCGGACGGGCGCGCTCGGCGACGAGACCGACGCGGACGATCGGTTCGTCGTCGAGTTCTCGAAGGACCTCGCCTGTACCCACTGCGGGATCGACGTCCCGGAGATCGAGACTCGATCGTTCTCGTTCAACTCCCCCCACGGCGCCTGTCCGGAGTGTGAGGGGCTGGGCGAGACCAAGGAGGTCGACGAGGACCTCGTCGTCCAGGACGAGTCGAAACCGCTCAAGCACGTCTTCGAGCCCTGGAGCTACAACCGATCGTACTACCAGACCCGGCTGGACGCCGTCGCGGAACACTTCGACGTCTCGCTGTCGACGCCGTTCGAGGAGGTAGACGACGAGATCCAGCAAGCGTTTCTCTATGGCACCAGCGAGCAGGTGCTGTTCAAGCGGCACACGAAGAACGGGACCCGCCGAAAGCGCAAGCGCTTCGAGGGCGTCATCCCGAACCTCGATCGGCGATACATCGAGACCGACTCGGACTCGACCCGGGAACACATCGAGGACTACATGTCCGTGACGGAGTGTCCGGCCTGTGACGGCACCCGTCTCAAGCCCGCCTCCCGCGCGGTGCTGGTCGATGGCACCTCCATCACGGAGATCAACGCGATGAGCATCGGCGACGCCCTGGCGCACTTCGAGTCGATGGAGGCCGACCTCACCGAGCGCGAGAAGGTGATCGCCGAGGAGATCTTAAAAGAGATCCGCGCCCGTCTCGGATTCATGTGCGAGGTGGGACTGGAGTACCTCACCCTCGATCGCGAAGCGTCGACCCTCTCCGGCGGCGAAAGCCAGCGCATCCGCCTCGCCACCCAGATCGGCTCCGGCCTCGTCGGCGTGCTCTACGTCCTCGACGAGCCCTCGATCGGGCTCCACCAGCGGGACAACGATCGGCTGCTCGATACCCTGGAAGAGCTTCGAGACCTCGGGAACACCCTGCTCGTCGTCGAACACGACGAGGAGACGATGCGCCGGGCGGACAACGTCATCGACATGGGACCCGGCCCCGGCAAGCGCGGCGGCGAAGTGGTCGTCAACGGCCCCGTCGACGAACTCAAGGCGTCCGAGGAGTCGATCACCGGCGACTACCTCTCCGGTCGCCGGCAGATCCCCGTCCCCGACGAGCGCCGCGACCCCGACGGCGGTCCCGCGAGCGAAGCGAGTGGGACTACGTCGGACGAGGACAGCGAGTCCGACGGCACGCTGACGATTATCGGGGCCCGGCAGCACAACCTGAAGGACCTCGACGTGGACATCCCCCTCGGTTGCTTTACGGCGATCACGGGCGTCTCGGGGTCCGGCAAGTCGACGCTCATGCACGAGGTGCTGTACAAGGGCCTCGCCCGCCGGATGAACGACAACACCTCCGTGATCCCCGGCGATCACGACGGCCTCGAGGGACTGGAGGAAATCGAGACCGTCCGGCTGATCGACCAGTCGCCGATCGGCCGCACGCCCCGCTCCAATCCGGCCACCTACACCAACGTCTTCGACTACATCCGGGAACTGTTCGCCCAGACGAAACTCGCCAAACAGCGCGGCTACGAGAAGGGCCGGTTCTCGTTCAACGTCACGGGCGGCCGCTGCGAGGAGTGTGGCGGCCAGGGCACGGTGAAGATCGAGATGAACTTCCTCTCGGACGTGTACGTCCCCTGCGAGGAGTGTGACGGTGCGCGATACAACGACGCCACGCTCGACGTCACCTACAAGGGGAAGACGATCGCAGACGTGCTCGACATGAGCGTCGAGGAGGCCTACGGGTTCTTCGAGTCCTCGAGCCAGATTCGTCGCCGGCTCAAACTACTGAAAGACGTCGGCCTCGATTACATGCGCCTCGGCCAGCCCTCGACGACGCTCTCGGGCGGCGAGGCCCAGCGGATCAAACTCGCCGAGGAACTCGGGAAGAAAGACTCCGGCGAGACGCTGTACCTGCTCGACGAGCCGACGACCGGGCTCCACAGCGAGGACGAGCGCAAGCTGATCGACGTCCTCCACCGGCTCACGGACAACGGCAACACCGTCGCCGTCATCGAACACGAACTCGATCTCGTGAAGAACGCCGACCACGTCATCGACCTCGGTCCCGAGGGCGGCGAGAACGGCGGCGAGATCGTCGCCACCGGCACGCCGGAGGAGGTCGCGCGCCTCGACGATTCCCACACCGGCCGCTACCTCCGTGACCTGCTCCCCAAGGTCGATCTCGAGGGGCCACGCGGCGAGCGCGTCGAACCCGTGACGGCCCCGATGGACGACGACTGATACGGATTGCTGTAACTATGTACCGCCGATCGTCGACCCCGTTCTGGTGATCGGCGGTAGTTGACTACAGCAGTCCGTATGAGCCCTTCCGTCTCCACCTCAGTTGTCGGCGTGACCGATCATCTCCCGGACCGTCCATGGTGGGAACCGTGCTTATTCCCGTCGGACGACTGCCATCCAGTAGCGCCGCCCGGATCGAACCGGGGTGGCCAACCCAATGACCGATCGAAACGCATCACTCGACGCGACCGGCTGTCTGAAGTGTGGAACGACCATGACCGCCTCCGGCGACCGCCTCACCTGTCCCGCCTGTGGCTGGGGTGAGTGTGCGGGGGCCGACTGAGACGATCTGCTGTCCCGAGGTACCGGCACAATCGCAGGGCGGTTCGCGGTCGTGTCGGAACTGACGGACGGCGGTCCGGGTGACTCGCGATCGGACCAATCGTGACGTCCCATAGCATCCTCGGCGATTTCGTCGAGGTTCGTTTTCGCAGTTCGAGTCGCGACTGTGAGAGCGCTCCTCCCCAGTGCAATTCGTTCGAAAACAGTCGATCAGACACGTCCACGAAACAGCCGATCGAGACCGCTGACCACCCGAACGACCGGAGCCGCTGGCCGCGGAATAGGACCTCCGTGACCGCCGTCAGCCGCCGAGGTACAGCTTCGACACTTCCTCGTTGTCCAGCAGAGCGTCGGCCTCGTCCTCGAATCGGACCGTCCCCTGATCGAGGACGTAACCCCGATCGGAGATGCCCAGTCCCTTCTTGGCGTTCTGTTCGACCATCAGGATCGCCGTGTCCATCGCGTTGACCTCCTGTACGTCCGCGAAGACGTCGTCGGCGGTGTTCGGCGCGAGGCCGGCGGAGGGTTCGTCGATC includes:
- a CDS encoding ABC transporter ATP-binding protein; translated protein: MTRTDSTTDETDIEAGEPSADADDTAAADDSDGRASEAVGTATPTLSLSGVTKRYGPTTALDDVSIAFEPGRFHGLIGPNGSGKTTLFALLAGLARPTSGRVDAETARVGYSFQEPRYYPDLTVWENLAVFRGFVDDPPPESWLDTLVEELRLGPAEHRRADELSGGFRKKLDLGLALVKRPQYLLLDEPLADVDDYSRRRIRSFLESYRAGDRTVVVSTHNVAAFADLFDRVTIIVDGEIRADGPPADDVVGQYRDALE
- a CDS encoding ABC transporter permease, whose amino-acid sequence is MDLVALLRKETIAARRNLGLVIVLLVLLPGALAGGTVVFEQTIPQDVPVGIVAEDDASENDVAIVRAGLASFATAEEYETNDEAIRALQREQIYLVIRVPGTLMDEDANATVTVVSDHAFVPFQEPIDETVGVAESELDRTFPATVSVAHEQVDEPRTLSEFLVPTGLFAFVVLYALVYLPYQVRSERLVLDRLQTESSLDAVVASKLLFYGAVLAVPAGVVAAVTAWLGYDVAALSPSTLAVLGVTFGYLAAIGLAVLFVSGLAKTALFANLGLALGVVALSSLVYPVGFFSTTQRSISRALPTHYSAIATRSTMLRDAPAALYADYLLWLAATLVAAIVVLKLSLVVYRRRR
- a CDS encoding DUF1818 family protein, producing MFDRVSSIGRDRRPRHLLLVTCVALLVVTAGCAGLVTDEESGDDVDGDPVAQAPANAGTLVHVDAAALADDGGDRLLADLAAVEGDRTGTGTGVLAFENRTGLDPLAADELLVFDVAPEDEAGVGYVVDGDWTADELVAAIEGTTGVEYDRRTVHDEPVLYEPAAELDGGADDEPAGEATFVGVHGDGRYVVGDEAAVRASLDVRYGDADAVSGPVRDAYDDADDAHVTVASDQSGSIVPEQFEEFAPGLDFEVFDEVEATTRTYDATDDGVAVDAGMHVADEATAAELRDVVRGLLGYLMENSVAQELIAGEEITDELEAVEVTHEGTSVWLSYEGDVDAILRLLDEV
- a CDS encoding aminotransferase class V-fold PLP-dependent enzyme, with the protein product MDPTELRETIPALDDGTYCNWGAGGPSPRRVVEAAEAALEHHEYDSPMETGMYPAAFDAYDDARAAVAGLLGAAPDEIALTESTTDGINRVAGAIDWDEDDVVVRTDLEHPAGVLPWRRLEREHGVEVRVLETDRGTVAIDDVIDAVADATLFCVSSLTWTHGTRLPIAEIVDIAHDAGAMVLVDAVQGPGQVPVDVGEWGADFVAASGHKWLLAPFGSGFLYVDEDVADGLVPAAIGYRSVDDPNAADYRYLPGGRRFEVGTATPAAHAGLAEAIAIQEEIGIETITDRIDALTDRLADGLPEDRLLSPRSPESGLVTVAVDDPEATVDRLAEEGIVVRSLPDPAAVRVSLHAVNTAADVDAVLEALRAP
- a CDS encoding universal stress protein — translated: MFDRILVPTDGSGPANAALEYAGEIAAAEDVTVHVLHVIDPDADPADVETPLESSRKWAGDAGAPVIDEIHTGEPRDAILEYAATRDVDAIVMGTRGRSGVGRLLLGSVTEGVVRDAEVPVLVVRGAAEVERQYPFETIVVPIDGSDHADAAIERALSIARHHDATVHLLSVVDVTPAGIDERTDLRLDRLENAAERIIDDGVATAESAGIDPETAIRYGSTDRTIRNYVTEQDATLLVMGTHGRSGIDRLLIGSVTERVLRTATVPVLTVRAADED
- a CDS encoding hybrid sensor histidine kinase/response regulator; the encoded protein is MTARVCCLVADPVARRETVDAVSRRFPAGTVTATADPDEVLERVEVDSPDCVVLDHESDGLDAVAVLDRLREGDPSVPVLVFPRDGSEALASDVLGAGATDYVRRADGYDVLVDRIERAASTREQTETPSAASGSRRDPGCCAILDAIGDAAVVYDPADGTVVDVNERLCELAGCRHDAACACSIERFRTDGPGRREAITDVVQRTLESGTQQVEWRCETAGGDEFWAEATFERVDRDGRPLVVALFRDVSERKRRKQRLRSFRQAIERAGHSIYITDPDGTIQYVNPAFERVTGYSSADAIGNTPRMLKSGVHDRAFYRELWETILGGDVWENQLVNRRKDGETYVVNQTIAPITNADGEIENFVAVNADISAQKRRERQLRRLHDAVCEWLEADTREAVAIRTSHQLSELLDLELNGVFLYDETADELEPAAVSERADAALDAHPRFGGGDGIARQVFETGREVIHDDVRAAETVSAPESPIRSEIVLPLGDHGVLVVGSRSTDAFDESDVTLARVVASSLEATLDRLGRERELERQKDRFEKFASVVSHDLRNPLTVAMGELERARDLDDPAAFERVQEAHGRMVAIIDDLLSLAREGKEIDDREPIPIAQVVTRAWDHVDAPTASFELDCDPQVRVLADPGRLQQLFENLFRNAVEHGSTSPASHPRQDAVEHGSASSRPVADDAVDHGVPTGDFARSAASDQPTGTVDTGDDRARTAGLDSREPGASSDGDSDLTITVGCAEDGFYVADDGRGIPESERDAVLETGYTTADDGTGLGLSIVTTIVDSHGWSIEVTESAAGGARFDVRSGFVD